The following are from one region of the Nymphaea colorata isolate Beijing-Zhang1983 chromosome 7, ASM883128v2, whole genome shotgun sequence genome:
- the LOC116257824 gene encoding pentatricopeptide repeat-containing protein At2g03380, mitochondrial-like, translating into MRRTGLLPNEITMASVLSASAQRGSPVEGQSIHALVILLGMDRLSEVNNSLVDIYAKCHMTTDAFCVFERIFPKDLNSWSTMINGFSQNRLGIEALCLFHRMRLTQVSPDAFTCVVVLSACSSLGAPETGTSLHGYAVKAGILSNVYVGTALLNLYAKCGSACMAKKVFDEMDEKNITTWSAMVGGYGMHGDAKNSLTLLQDMLKKGVQPNDVTYTSNLSTCSHAGMVSEGCILMTFAMVVIPCHL; encoded by the coding sequence ATGCGACGGACGGGACTACTCCCCAATGAGATAACAATGGCTAGCGTCCTTTCTGCTTCTGCTCAAAGAGGTTCTCCAGTGGAAGGGCAGTCAATCCATGCACTTGTGATTTTACTTGGCATGGATAGATTAAGTGAGGTGAATAATTCTCTTGTTGATATATATGCAAAATGCCACATGACTACGGATGCCTTTTGTGTATTTGAGAGAATTTTTCCTAAAGATTTAAATTCATGGAGCACAATGATCAATGGGTTTTCTCAAAACAGGCTTGGGATTGAAGCTTTGTGCCTCTTCCATCGAATGAGGTTGACACAAGTTTCACCAGATGCCTTCACATGTGTTGTTGTCCTCTCAGCTTGTTCTTCGTTAGGAGCCCCGGAAACAGGCACCTCATTGCATGGTTATGCAGTCAAGGCTGGTATCCTGTCAAATGTATATGTGGGTACTGCTCTCCTCAATCTGTATGCAAAGTGTGGGAGTGCATGTATGGCCAAGAAGGTATTTGATGAGATGGATGAGAAGAACATCACAACATGGAGTGCAATGGTGGGTGGTTATGGGATGCATGGTGATGCTAAAAATTCTCTTACTCTTCTCCAAGATATGTTGAAGAAGGGTGTGCAGCCCAATGATGTAACCTATACTAGCAATCTTTCTACATGTAGTCATGCAGGGATGGTAAGTGAAGGATGCATCTTGATGACATTTGCAATGGTAGTTATACCCTGCCATCTATGA